The following coding sequences are from one Salvia hispanica cultivar TCC Black 2014 chromosome 3, UniMelb_Shisp_WGS_1.0, whole genome shotgun sequence window:
- the LOC125210509 gene encoding uncharacterized mitochondrial protein AtMg00810-like, translating to MIITGDDTKEIERLKGSLFQEFEMKDLGNLKYFLGIEVLRSEGGIFLRQKKYILDILAETGLLDCKPVDTPILVNHGLQILEGAEPANQGKYQRLVGKLIYLSHTRPNIAYTVGIVSQFMHKPQKHHYEAALRIVKYLKGTVGHGIMFKKNEQRGIYGYTDADWASNPIDRRSTACYFTFVEGNLVTWKSKK from the coding sequence atgatTATTACTGGAGATGATACAAAGGAAATCGAGAGACTTAAGGGAAGCCTATTCCAGGAATTCGAGATGAAGGACTTAGGAAACCTTAAGTATTTTTTGGGGATAGAAGTGTTGAGATCTGAAGGAGGCATTTTCTTGAGGCAAAAGAAGTACATCTTGGACATTCTGGCAGAGACGGGACTTCTGGATTGCAAGCCGGTGGACACACCAATCTTGGTGAATCACGGTCTACAAATCCTAGAAGGGGCGGAACCTGCAAACCAAGGCAAGTATCAACGCCTAGTTGGGAAACTCATCTACCTCTCCCACACTAGGCCCAACATCGCATATACCGTGGGGATTGTGAGTCAGTTCATGCACAAACCACAAAAGCATCACTATGAAGCTGCATTACGAATTGTCAAGTATCTTAAGGGGACCGTTGGACATGGGATAATGTTCAAGAAGAATGAACAGAGAGGAATTTATGGATATACAGATGCTGATTGGGCAAGCAACCCAATAGATAGAAGGTCAACCGCATGTTATTTCACCTTTGTTGAGGGGAACCTAGTCACTTGGAAGAGTAAGAAATAG